The Bacillus carboniphilus genome contains a region encoding:
- the gerE gene encoding spore germination transcription factor GerE, which produces MKEKEYQNKPLLTKREKEVFELLVQDKTTKEIASELFISEKTVRNHISNAMQKLGVKGRSQAVVELLRMGELEL; this is translated from the coding sequence TTGAAGGAAAAAGAATATCAAAACAAGCCATTATTAACCAAGAGAGAGAAAGAGGTTTTTGAATTACTTGTTCAGGATAAAACTACAAAAGAAATCGCTAGCGAATTATTCATTAGCGAAAAGACAGTTAGGAATCATATCTCTAATGCTATGCAAAAACTTGGTGTTAAAGGACGATCTCAAGCTGTTGTCGAACTCCTTAGAATGGGAGAACTAGAACTTTAA
- the sdhB gene encoding succinate dehydrogenase iron-sulfur subunit codes for MSENKTVKLTIVRQDNTNSKPYEETFEIPYRPNLNVISCLMEIRRNPVNAKGEETTPVTWDMNCLEEVCGACSMVINGKPMQSCTALVDKLSQPIKLEPMKTFPVIRDLQIDRSRMFDSLKKVKAWIPIDGTYDLGPGPRMPEKKRQWAYELSKCMTCGVCLEACPNVNSKSNFIGPAPLSQVRLFNAHPTGEMNKSERLETIMDEGGLANCGNSQNCVQSCPKGIPLTTSIAALNRDTSIQSFKNFFGSDKSI; via the coding sequence ATGAGCGAAAATAAAACGGTTAAGCTTACTATTGTAAGACAAGACAATACCAACTCGAAACCATATGAAGAAACATTTGAGATTCCTTACCGCCCTAATTTAAATGTTATCTCATGTTTAATGGAGATTAGACGTAATCCTGTAAATGCTAAAGGAGAAGAAACAACTCCTGTTACTTGGGATATGAACTGTTTGGAAGAGGTATGTGGAGCTTGCTCGATGGTTATCAATGGGAAGCCGATGCAATCTTGTACAGCTTTAGTCGACAAATTATCTCAACCCATTAAATTAGAGCCAATGAAAACATTTCCTGTCATTCGTGATCTTCAAATTGATCGAAGTCGAATGTTTGATTCGCTTAAAAAGGTAAAAGCATGGATTCCTATTGATGGGACATACGATTTAGGACCAGGGCCTCGTATGCCTGAAAAAAAACGTCAATGGGCATATGAATTATCTAAGTGTATGACTTGTGGTGTATGTTTAGAGGCTTGTCCAAATGTAAATAGTAAATCGAACTTTATTGGTCCAGCACCTCTTTCACAAGTTCGTTTATTTAATGCTCATCCAACGGGTGAAATGAATAAATCAGAGCGTTTAGAAACCATCATGGACGAGGGTGGGCTTGCGAATTGTGGTAATTCGCAAAACTGTGTACAATCTTGTCCAAAAGGAATACCACTAACAACATCAATTGCCGCGCTTAACCGAGATACAAGTATTCAGTCATTTAAAAATTTCTTTGGTAGTGATAAAAGTATTTAA
- a CDS encoding MarR family winged helix-turn-helix transcriptional regulator, whose protein sequence is MSNSKIEDNHVIDIERSLRHISSIIKQKGREILTSYSITPPQFIALQWLWEEGDMTIGELSQKMYLACSTTTDLIDRMEKNHLVIRIKNPDDRRVVQIHLLKEGERMIEEVINKRQLYLKDVLNDFSIDQKKQLDSLLAKLKTEMKTE, encoded by the coding sequence ATGTCGAATTCTAAAATTGAAGATAATCATGTAATTGATATAGAAAGATCATTGCGTCATATTTCAAGTATTATTAAACAAAAGGGTAGAGAAATATTAACAAGCTATTCAATTACACCTCCTCAATTTATTGCTTTACAATGGTTATGGGAGGAAGGAGATATGACAATAGGAGAGTTATCGCAGAAAATGTATTTAGCTTGTAGTACAACTACAGATCTTATTGATCGTATGGAAAAGAATCACCTAGTCATACGAATAAAAAACCCTGATGATCGAAGAGTCGTTCAAATTCATCTTTTGAAAGAAGGAGAAAGAATGATTGAAGAAGTAATTAATAAGCGCCAACTATACTTAAAAGACGTTCTTAACGACTTTTCTATAGATCAAAAAAAACAATTAGATTCATTATTAGCTAAATTAAAAACAGAAATGAAAACAGAATGA
- a CDS encoding acyl-CoA thioesterase translates to MKIKYIESSIEDWKEEFTFFHKTKVRFSETDMFGHMNNTVPFTYFEEARFEFFKHLGYNQDFQQSEVIPVVADLQCDFLRQVYFGEELTIGVNIDKFGTSSMDIHYLAENISGQLCFVGRGSMVQISKRTGKSAPWNEEDKKKMLEVMNSKESNHI, encoded by the coding sequence TTGAAAATTAAATATATTGAAAGTTCAATAGAGGATTGGAAAGAAGAATTTACTTTTTTTCATAAAACAAAGGTGCGATTTAGTGAGACAGATATGTTTGGCCACATGAACAATACAGTTCCCTTCACTTATTTTGAAGAAGCACGGTTTGAATTCTTTAAGCATCTTGGATATAACCAAGATTTTCAACAGTCAGAAGTGATTCCTGTAGTTGCAGATTTACAATGTGACTTCCTAAGGCAAGTATATTTTGGTGAGGAATTGACCATTGGTGTGAATATTGACAAGTTTGGTACATCATCCATGGATATTCATTACTTAGCTGAAAATATATCTGGTCAGCTTTGCTTTGTTGGTCGTGGATCGATGGTACAGATTTCAAAACGAACAGGAAAAAGTGCTCCTTGGAATGAGGAGGACAAGAAAAAAATGTTAGAGGTTATGAATAGCAAGGAGAGCAACCATATTTAA